Proteins encoded together in one Chiloscyllium plagiosum isolate BGI_BamShark_2017 chromosome 50, ASM401019v2, whole genome shotgun sequence window:
- the LOC122544532 gene encoding histone H1.11L-like translates to MSDNAAAETAPPAAAPTKAKAPKKKVAAPRKRTPGPGLGELILKVVGDIKDRRGACLSAIKKALERSGIDVGKRKAQIRVSNKRCLANGSLVLVKGQGVSGSFKLPKNPVKAKAGKKAGTSAAVKKPAVKKSPSKKATAKKSQAKKATAKKSPAKKASGKKLAPPKKAVSKAATKKRTLVKKVKKSKGPKTPKPLSKPAKSKAKPKAKVTKTAAKKSV, encoded by the coding sequence ATGAGCGACAATGCAGCCGCCGAAACGGCTCCTCCAGCCGCCGCTCCCACCAAAGCCAAGGCTCCCAAGAAGAAGGTGGCAGCTCCCAGGAAAAGAACACCCGGTCCCGGGTTGGGAGAGCTGATTCTGAAGGTTGTCGGGGATATCAAGGATCGCAGAGGGGCGTGTCTGTCCGCTATAAAGAAGGCGCTGGAGAGAAGCGGGATCGATGTGGGAAAGCGAAAGGCACAGATCAGGGTGAGTAACAAAAGGTGCCTGGCGAACGGCTCCCTTGTTCTGGTCAAGGGCCAGGGCGTCTCCGGCTCCTTCAAACTCCCGAAGAATCCAGTCAAGGCAAAAGCGGGAAAGAAGGCGGGAACATCAGCGGCCGTCAAGAAACCGGCCGTGAAGAAATCACCGTCCAAGAAGGCGACAGCCAAGAAATCCCAGGCCAAGAAAGCGACAGCCAAGAAATCACCAGCCAAGAAAGCGAGCGGCAAGAAGCTGGCACCGCCAAAGAAAGCGGTGAGCAAAGCAGCGACAAAGAAACGGACTCTCGTGAAGAAGGTGAAAAAGTCCAAGGGCCCTAAAACCCCCAAACCCCTCAGCAAACCGGCTAAAAGCAAGGCCAAGCCCAAAGCAAAAGTGACCAAGACAGCAGCAAAGAAATCGGTGTAA
- the LOC122544568 gene encoding histone H3, which yields MARTKQTARKSTGGKAPRKQLATKAARKSAPATGGVKKPHRYRPGTVALREIRRYQKSTELLIRKLPFQRLVREIAQDFKTDLRFQSSAVMALQEASEAYLVGLFEDTNLCAIHAKRVTIMPKDIQLARRIRGERA from the coding sequence ATGGCTAGGACCAAGCAGACAGCGCGCAAATCCACCGGAGGGAAAGCTCCCCGCAAGCAGCTGGCGACCAAAGCGGCCCGCAAGAGCGCTCCGGCCACGGGCGGAGTGAAGAAGCCTCATCGCTATAGGCCCGGCACGGTGGCTCTGCGGGAGATCCGCCGCTACCAGAAATCCACCGAGCTGCTGATCCGCAAACTGCCCTTCCAGCGCCTGGTGCGAGAGATCGCTCAGGACTTCAAGACCGACCTGCGCTTCCAGAGCTCGGCGGTGATGGCCCTGCAGGAGGCCAGCGAGGCTTACCTGGTGGGACTGTTTGAGGACACCAACTTGTGTGCCATCCACGCCAAGCGGGTCACCATCATGCCCAAAGACATCCAGCTGGCCCGCCGGATCCGCGGGGAGCGCGCCTAA